A single window of Opitutus sp. ER46 DNA harbors:
- a CDS encoding PAS domain-containing protein, whose protein sequence is MKVQSTPPTGQSQTFDVAETFFSTTDLRGLITAGNEVFCRTSGFPFEEMFGQPHNLVRSPAMPRAVFHQMWKTIRAGRLFMGYVKNQARNGNHYWVFAVIVPIARGYLSVRIKPTSPLLRTIEALYRRLQEGEAAALERGESEGNAAEVGVALLQAEVEKLGYATYDAFSHHALNTEIKSRDAEVASRRLRLFPEELGVTGEENSQAELGQLYALGLQVYQGLSGLFSSLDAFVEICRNIRIHQDEVQRISDEFRLNALNAHIAAHPLGAEGIALGTVAQALNGHGQTLSRHVGVFAERILRTTGAVNDVTSNLSAARIQVEMLLSFLAESAQQRHEGAERERWQTMIADLRAASTSTIGNAARAMGRVQVCVPEVLEAKEQLRKDILFIQVAQVSGMTEVSRLRDGESLHATFTGLRQQVEGGKGELEHLDRIVDELQVLALNTPPRVAAIEQALSGQEVGAAGAAEARAS, encoded by the coding sequence ATGAAAGTGCAGTCTACACCGCCTACGGGCCAGTCGCAGACGTTCGACGTTGCTGAGACCTTCTTTTCGACGACGGATTTGCGGGGGCTGATCACGGCCGGCAACGAGGTGTTCTGCCGGACCAGCGGCTTTCCGTTCGAGGAGATGTTTGGCCAGCCGCACAACCTCGTGCGCAGTCCGGCGATGCCGCGGGCAGTGTTTCACCAGATGTGGAAGACGATCCGCGCGGGGCGGCTCTTCATGGGTTACGTGAAGAACCAGGCGCGCAACGGAAACCACTACTGGGTGTTTGCCGTGATCGTGCCGATTGCGCGCGGCTACCTGTCGGTCCGTATCAAGCCGACGTCGCCGCTGTTGCGCACGATCGAGGCGCTGTATCGCCGGCTGCAGGAGGGCGAGGCGGCGGCGCTCGAGCGGGGCGAGAGCGAGGGGAACGCGGCGGAGGTGGGCGTGGCCCTGCTGCAGGCGGAGGTGGAGAAGTTGGGCTACGCGACGTACGATGCGTTCAGCCACCATGCGCTCAACACCGAGATCAAGAGCCGTGATGCGGAGGTCGCGTCGCGCCGGCTGCGGCTGTTTCCGGAGGAACTGGGAGTCACGGGTGAGGAGAACAGCCAGGCGGAGCTCGGCCAGCTCTACGCCCTCGGGCTCCAGGTGTACCAGGGGCTCAGCGGGCTGTTCTCGTCGCTCGACGCGTTTGTGGAGATCTGCCGCAACATCCGGATTCACCAGGATGAGGTGCAGCGGATCTCGGATGAGTTTCGACTGAACGCGCTGAATGCGCACATCGCGGCGCATCCCCTCGGCGCCGAGGGCATCGCGCTCGGGACCGTCGCCCAGGCGCTGAATGGCCACGGCCAGACGCTTTCGCGCCACGTCGGTGTCTTTGCGGAGCGGATCCTGCGCACGACGGGGGCGGTCAACGACGTCACCTCCAACCTCTCCGCGGCGCGGATACAGGTGGAAATGCTGCTCAGTTTCCTGGCGGAGAGCGCGCAGCAGCGACACGAAGGTGCGGAGCGCGAACGCTGGCAGACGATGATCGCAGACCTGCGCGCCGCCAGCACGAGCACGATCGGCAACGCCGCCCGGGCGATGGGGCGGGTGCAGGTCTGCGTGCCCGAGGTGCTCGAGGCAAAGGAACAGCTGCGCAAGGACATCCTCTTCATCCAGGTCGCCCAGGTTTCGGGCATGACCGAGGTGTCGCGACTCCGCGACGGCGAGTCGCTGCACGCGACGTTCACCGGGCTGCGCCAGCAGGTCGAAGGCGGCAAGGGCGAGCTCGAGCACCTGGACAGGATCGTCGATGAACTCCAGGTTCTCGCCCTCAACACGCCTCCGCGTGTCGCTGCCATCGAGCAGGCGCTGAGCGGGCAAGAGGTCGGCGCCGCCGGCGCGGCCGAAGCGCGGGCATCCTAG